From the Gemmatimonadales bacterium genome, one window contains:
- a CDS encoding cofactor-independent phosphoglycerate mutase, translating to MKSVIVIGDGMSDRPVEQLGGRTPLQAARKPHIDRIAREGRMGLLRTVGETGPADSAVANLAVLGYDPATSSQGRAVLEAASMGVELRPDDVAVRCNLVSLEGPLDDRRIRNHSAGHISNAEAAQLIRALDAELGAGQGPHPVHFFPGVSYRHLLVLRGGWASPAVECAPPHDNVGGRVADLLPRALDRGAALTARRLNELYERALRILASHPVNAARRAAGKDEANAIWTWSPGRRQPLESLAARYGVRGAVISAVDLIMGLGVCVGMDLVRVPGATGLADTNYEGKAQACLDALADHDLVYVHVEATDEAGHARDLDLKIRCIEYLDRRLVRPILEGLESRGIRAAIAVLPDHPTPVATGQHGRDPVPVAILRPGDPPDATERYDEEQASRGALGMMTGSQFMRRMTQP from the coding sequence ATGAAGTCCGTCATCGTGATCGGCGACGGGATGTCGGACCGGCCGGTCGAGCAGCTGGGCGGCAGGACCCCGCTGCAGGCGGCCAGGAAGCCGCACATCGACCGCATCGCCCGCGAGGGCCGGATGGGGCTGCTGCGCACGGTGGGCGAGACCGGCCCCGCCGATTCCGCCGTGGCCAACCTCGCGGTCCTGGGCTACGACCCCGCGACCAGCTCGCAGGGGCGCGCCGTGCTCGAAGCCGCCAGCATGGGGGTCGAGCTGCGGCCGGACGACGTCGCCGTGCGCTGCAACCTCGTCAGCCTCGAGGGTCCGCTCGACGACCGGCGCATCAGGAACCACTCGGCCGGGCACATCTCCAACGCCGAGGCGGCGCAGCTGATCCGCGCGCTCGATGCGGAGCTGGGAGCGGGGCAGGGGCCGCATCCGGTGCACTTCTTCCCGGGCGTCAGCTACCGCCACCTGCTGGTGCTGCGCGGCGGCTGGGCATCGCCCGCCGTGGAGTGCGCGCCGCCTCACGACAACGTCGGCGGGCGCGTGGCCGATCTGCTGCCCCGGGCTCTCGATCGAGGTGCGGCGCTCACCGCCCGCCGGTTGAACGAGCTGTACGAGCGGGCGTTGCGCATCCTCGCGAGCCACCCCGTGAACGCCGCCCGCCGCGCCGCAGGGAAGGACGAGGCCAACGCGATCTGGACCTGGTCGCCCGGGCGCCGCCAGCCGCTCGAGTCGCTCGCCGCGCGGTACGGCGTCCGCGGCGCGGTGATCTCGGCGGTGGACCTGATCATGGGGCTCGGGGTGTGCGTGGGCATGGACCTCGTGCGCGTGCCCGGCGCGACCGGCCTCGCCGACACCAACTACGAGGGCAAGGCGCAGGCCTGTCTCGACGCGCTCGCGGACCACGACCTGGTGTACGTGCACGTCGAGGCCACCGACGAAGCGGGCCACGCGCGCGACCTTGATCTCAAGATCCGCTGCATCGAGTACCTCGACCGGCGGCTGGTGCGGCCGATCCTGGAGGGTCTCGAGTCGCGCGGGATCCGTGCCGCCATCGCCGTGCTCCCCGACCACCCCACGCCCGTCGCGACCGGCCAGCACGGCCGCGATCCCGTGCCGGTGGCGATCCTCCGTCCGGGTGATCCGCCCGACGCGACCGAGCGCTACGACGAGGAGCAGGCGTCGCGAGGGGCATTGGGGATGATGACCGGCTCGCAGTTCATGCGCCGGATGACGCAACCCTAG
- a CDS encoding beta-galactosidase: MADPRRRSPVLRGAVTWALGTVLTCGLPGAGAAQSAQTLVIDATSTPPPVETGFLRMGTNTSPTGHTIGVTSRYLTRDGRPWLPVMGEMHFSRVPRAEWEQEILKMKAGGVDIVSAYVIWIHHEEVEGQFDWTGRRDLRAFAELCAKHGMYLYPRIGPWSHAEVRNGGFPDWLVRKVGPGLRSNDSTYLAYAARWYDQIGRQLKGLLWKDGGPVIGIQLENEYNGFGPGRGVEHILQLKRMALAAGFDVPLYTVTGWDNAALPPAEVIPVFGGYPDWPWDQSIEQLPPNENYEFRFANRWAGGRDAHNPAETAQEALARYPFLGVEYGPGIEDTYHRRPVITPDDIAAMLPVQLGSGVNMYGYYMFHGGANPTGKLTTLQESQRTGYPTDVPTVSYDFQAPLSQYGEMRASFRRIKLVHDFLKAFGGDLAPMVVRTPDAVPSSLGDTTVPRLSARTLGTHGFIFFNNYIRQYHMPDRPGVQVELRLPGETLRVPDAPVDVPSGAYFIWPVNLDVGGALLRYSTAQLVTRIGSGRGPVYVFLAVPGIAPEFAFDAASVTSVEAPGATVAPDSGRVYVRGLRPGTAAAITLHPRTGPAVRIVLLSEAEAENLSVGSFGGADRLLLSPQEVFFDSGRVHLGSVGSPEFSVAVFPPLAAPPHGTARLRSLGADGIFARYAATLPARRPRLTVDTVRAAALVPPVKLFNAVTWRHVAIALAPSDSAFDSAAAVWRLRVSPAAAAGDGDVLEIRYEGDVARLYSAGDLLDDNFYNGQPWRIGLARFAGELRRGPLELRILPLRSDAPIYLEPAYRPKNFPASGQIARLESVQLLPRYELLLTAP, encoded by the coding sequence GTGGCTGACCCACGACGCCGTTCCCCGGTGCTGCGCGGCGCGGTGACCTGGGCTCTCGGGACCGTGCTCACCTGCGGCCTGCCCGGCGCCGGCGCGGCACAGTCCGCGCAGACCCTGGTGATCGATGCCACGAGCACGCCCCCGCCCGTGGAGACCGGGTTCCTGCGGATGGGGACGAACACGTCGCCGACGGGCCACACTATCGGCGTCACCAGCCGCTATCTCACCCGCGACGGACGGCCGTGGCTCCCGGTGATGGGCGAGATGCACTTCAGCCGCGTCCCGCGGGCCGAGTGGGAGCAGGAGATCCTGAAGATGAAGGCGGGCGGCGTGGACATCGTGTCCGCCTACGTCATCTGGATCCACCACGAGGAGGTCGAGGGCCAATTCGACTGGACCGGGCGGCGCGACCTGCGCGCCTTCGCGGAGCTGTGCGCGAAGCACGGCATGTACCTGTATCCGCGCATCGGCCCGTGGTCGCACGCCGAGGTCAGGAACGGCGGCTTCCCCGACTGGCTGGTCCGCAAGGTCGGCCCCGGACTCCGCAGCAACGACTCCACCTACCTCGCGTACGCCGCGCGCTGGTACGACCAGATCGGCCGGCAGCTGAAGGGGCTTCTCTGGAAGGACGGCGGGCCCGTCATCGGCATCCAGCTCGAGAACGAGTACAACGGCTTCGGGCCGGGGCGCGGCGTCGAGCACATCCTCCAGCTCAAGCGCATGGCCCTGGCCGCCGGCTTCGACGTGCCGCTCTACACGGTGACGGGCTGGGACAACGCGGCGCTGCCCCCCGCGGAAGTGATCCCGGTCTTCGGCGGCTACCCCGACTGGCCGTGGGACCAGTCCATCGAGCAGCTGCCGCCGAACGAGAACTACGAATTCCGGTTCGCGAACCGCTGGGCCGGCGGCAGGGACGCGCACAATCCCGCCGAGACCGCGCAGGAGGCGCTCGCCCGCTACCCGTTCCTGGGGGTGGAGTACGGCCCCGGCATCGAGGACACCTACCACCGGCGCCCGGTGATCACGCCGGACGACATCGCCGCCATGCTCCCGGTCCAGCTCGGCTCCGGCGTCAACATGTACGGCTATTACATGTTCCATGGTGGCGCGAACCCCACGGGCAAGCTGACGACCCTGCAGGAATCGCAGCGCACCGGCTATCCGACGGACGTGCCCACCGTCTCCTACGACTTCCAGGCCCCGCTCTCGCAGTACGGCGAGATGCGCGCGTCGTTCCGCCGCATCAAGCTCGTGCACGACTTCCTCAAGGCGTTCGGCGGCGATCTCGCGCCGATGGTGGTGCGAACCCCGGACGCGGTGCCCTCGAGCCTGGGCGACACGACGGTGCCCCGCCTCTCCGCCCGCACGCTGGGCACTCACGGCTTCATCTTCTTCAACAACTACATCCGCCAGTACCACATGCCGGACCGGCCTGGTGTGCAGGTCGAGCTGCGGCTGCCAGGCGAGACGCTGCGCGTCCCCGATGCTCCCGTGGACGTGCCGTCGGGGGCGTACTTCATCTGGCCGGTGAACCTCGACGTGGGCGGCGCGCTGCTCAGGTACAGCACGGCGCAGCTGGTGACGAGAATCGGCTCGGGCCGCGGACCCGTGTACGTCTTCCTCGCGGTGCCCGGCATCGCGCCCGAGTTCGCCTTCGACGCCGCTTCCGTCACCTCCGTGGAAGCGCCAGGAGCGACGGTCGCGCCCGACAGCGGCCGGGTCTACGTGCGCGGGCTCCGCCCGGGAACCGCGGCGGCGATCACCTTGCACCCGAGAACCGGCCCTGCGGTCCGCATCGTGCTCCTGAGCGAGGCGGAGGCGGAGAATCTGTCGGTGGGCAGCTTCGGCGGCGCCGACCGGCTGCTGCTCTCGCCGCAGGAGGTGTTCTTCGATTCCGGGCGCGTGCACCTCGGCTCGGTCGGCTCACCGGAGTTCTCGGTCGCGGTGTTCCCGCCGCTGGCGGCGCCGCCGCACGGCACGGCTCGCCTGCGGAGCCTTGGCGCCGACGGCATCTTCGCGCGTTACGCCGCCACGCTGCCCGCCCGCCGGCCCCGCCTGACGGTGGATACCGTGCGCGCGGCCGCCCTCGTGCCGCCGGTGAAGTTGTTCAACGCGGTAACCTGGAGGCACGTCGCGATCGCGCTCGCGCCGAGCGACTCCGCGTTCGACTCGGCGGCTGCAGTCTGGCGGCTGCGCGTGTCCCCGGCGGCCGCGGCGGGCGATGGCGACGTGCTCGAGATCCGCTACGAGGGCGACGTCGCCCGGCTGTACTCGGCGGGTGACCTGCTCGACGACAACTTCTACAACGGCCAGCCCTGGCGCATCGGGCTCGCGCGCTTCGCCGGCGAGCTGCGGCGCGGCCCCCTGGAGCTGCGCATCCTGCCGCTGCGCAGCGACGCGCCCATCTACCTCGAGCCGGCGTACCGCCCGAAAAACTTCCCCGCGAGCGGCCAGATCGCGCGACTGGAGTCGGTGCAGCTGCTGCCCCGGTACGAGCTGCTGTTGACGGCGCCCTAG
- the thrC gene encoding threonine synthase: protein MRYYSTNHRAAEVDLAQALLQGQAGDKGLFMPRPIPHMSRDLLARAGSLRYPELAASVLGLYTGGTFSPDALREICEDAYDFDVPLERVDGARHVMRLDRGPTASFKDFAARFMGRALGRLVRERGRDLLILTATSGDTGSAVANAFLGVAGIRVVVLFPIHEVSERQRRQMTTLGGNITTLALDAKFDDCQALAKQAFADPELASLNLSSANSINIGRLLPQAVYYVYAASRLADAGGGEKVVFSVPSGNFGDLMGGLLARHMGLAVERFVVATNANDEVPRFLATGLYERIVPSRKCISNAMNVGHPSNLARVVDLYSGTMDEQGNVLTPPDLARMRRELCGISIGDAETRQTIVEAWRRHHTILEPHGATGWAGLDHFLADNPQHADTAAISLETAHPAKFPEEIRALIGVDPAVPPSLVGLDGMPEHHRALETDYGAFKDLLMREFGR, encoded by the coding sequence ATCCGCTACTACAGCACCAACCACCGGGCGGCGGAGGTGGATCTCGCCCAGGCCCTGCTGCAGGGGCAGGCGGGCGACAAGGGGCTGTTCATGCCCCGGCCGATCCCGCACATGAGCCGCGACCTGCTGGCGCGCGCCGGGTCGCTTCGCTATCCGGAGCTGGCCGCTTCGGTGCTGGGTCTGTACACCGGGGGGACCTTCTCCCCCGACGCGCTGCGCGAGATCTGCGAGGACGCCTACGACTTCGACGTGCCCCTGGAGCGCGTGGACGGCGCCCGGCACGTGATGCGGCTGGACCGCGGACCGACCGCGTCCTTCAAGGACTTCGCGGCGCGCTTCATGGGACGGGCGCTCGGCCGCCTGGTGCGCGAGCGTGGCCGGGACCTGCTGATCCTCACGGCCACGTCCGGCGACACGGGCTCGGCCGTCGCGAACGCCTTCCTCGGCGTGGCTGGCATCCGCGTGGTGGTCCTGTTCCCGATCCACGAAGTCTCCGAGCGGCAGCGCCGGCAGATGACCACCCTCGGCGGGAACATCACGACCCTCGCGCTCGACGCGAAGTTCGACGACTGCCAGGCGCTGGCGAAGCAGGCGTTCGCCGATCCCGAGCTGGCGAGCCTGAACCTCTCCTCCGCCAATTCGATCAACATCGGACGGCTCCTGCCGCAGGCGGTCTACTACGTGTACGCCGCGTCGCGCCTGGCCGACGCCGGCGGCGGCGAGAAGGTGGTCTTCTCGGTGCCCTCGGGGAACTTCGGCGACCTGATGGGCGGCCTGCTGGCCCGGCACATGGGACTGGCGGTGGAGCGGTTCGTCGTCGCGACCAACGCGAACGACGAAGTGCCGAGGTTTCTCGCGACCGGCTTGTACGAGAGGATCGTTCCGTCGCGGAAGTGCATCTCCAACGCGATGAACGTCGGACACCCCTCCAACCTCGCGCGGGTCGTGGATCTCTACAGCGGCACGATGGACGAGCAGGGCAACGTGCTGACCCCGCCCGACCTCGCGCGGATGCGGCGGGAGCTGTGCGGCATCAGCATCGGCGACGCCGAGACGCGCCAGACGATCGTGGAGGCCTGGCGCCGCCACCACACGATCCTGGAGCCCCACGGCGCGACCGGATGGGCCGGACTGGACCACTTCCTGGCGGACAACCCGCAGCACGCGGACACCGCGGCGATCTCACTCGAGACGGCGCACCCGGCGAAGTTCCCGGAGGAGATCCGCGCGCTCATCGGGGTGGATCCCGCGGTGCCGCCGAGCCTCGTGGGGCTCGACGGGATGCCGGAGCACCACCGCGCGCTGGAGACCGACTACGGGGCCTTCAAGGATCTGCTGATGCGGGAGTTCGGGCGATGA
- a CDS encoding tellurite resistance TerB family protein, producing the protein MNTADRAPLIAIAMLAARADGSTDSAEQAAVDAVVARMGSPDVSRLAEQVAGGQLRAADLAAKLSDDEARETAYQGALAICNADGPANAAERAFLEELRNALGIAAPAAEVHAGAPPAGPLDDFILQQAILTGALEILPDQLANIAILPLQLRLVYQVGQRHGQRLDVNQVKDLAATLGLGVAAQSVEGVVMTLVGGLARGLLGGLAGGATRVATGAAISFSATYALGHVADQYYAQGRRLSRNDLLALFDRFKEDAKTIYPRVRSQIETKSGTLNLQSVLAGLRGA; encoded by the coding sequence ATGAACACCGCCGACCGTGCACCTCTGATCGCCATCGCCATGCTCGCCGCGCGGGCCGACGGCTCGACCGACAGCGCGGAGCAGGCGGCGGTGGATGCCGTCGTCGCCCGCATGGGCTCGCCCGACGTCAGCCGGCTCGCCGAGCAGGTGGCCGGCGGGCAGCTCCGGGCCGCGGATCTCGCCGCGAAACTGTCCGACGACGAGGCCCGCGAGACGGCGTACCAGGGCGCGCTCGCGATCTGCAACGCCGACGGCCCCGCCAACGCCGCCGAGCGGGCCTTTCTCGAAGAGCTGCGGAACGCGCTGGGCATCGCCGCGCCCGCCGCCGAGGTGCACGCCGGCGCGCCGCCGGCGGGCCCGCTCGACGACTTCATCCTCCAGCAGGCGATCCTCACGGGCGCGCTGGAGATTCTCCCCGACCAGCTGGCCAACATCGCCATCCTGCCGCTGCAGCTCCGCCTGGTCTACCAGGTGGGCCAGCGCCACGGACAGCGGCTCGACGTCAATCAGGTGAAGGACCTGGCGGCGACGCTGGGTCTGGGCGTCGCGGCGCAGAGTGTGGAAGGCGTGGTGATGACCCTGGTGGGCGGACTCGCCCGCGGCCTCCTGGGCGGTCTGGCCGGCGGCGCCACGCGCGTGGCCACCGGCGCAGCCATCTCCTTCTCGGCGACCTACGCCCTGGGCCACGTGGCCGACCAGTACTACGCGCAGGGCCGCCGCTTGAGCCGCAACGACCTGCTCGCGCTCTTCGATCGTTTCAAGGAGGACGCGAAGACCATCTATCCCCGGGTGCGCAGCCAGATCGAGACCAAGTCGGGAACGCTCAACCTCCAGAGCGTGCTCGCGGGGTTGCGCGGAGCCTGA